The Chaetodon trifascialis isolate fChaTrf1 chromosome 16, fChaTrf1.hap1, whole genome shotgun sequence genome includes a region encoding these proteins:
- the dclk1a gene encoding serine/threonine-protein kinase DCLK1a isoform X2 encodes MLEVEVNGTPASQLSTPHSGKSPSPSPTSPGSLSRRRGSQGSSTSLSSTKVSSSVEDGDGLVTEAEVLVDEVPAVPSYISDRYKVGRMLGDGNFAVVRECVEHSTGREYALKIINKGKCRGKEHMIQNEVAILRRVKHPNIVLLIEEVDTYNELYLVMELVKGGDLFDAITSANRYTERDASGMLYNLANAIKYLHSLNIVHRDIKPENLLVYEHADGSKSLKLGDFGLATVADGPLYTVCGTPTYVAPEIIAETGYGLKVDIWAAGVITYILLCGFPPFRGSSDDQEVLFDQILMGQLEFPLPYWDNVSETAKELIRSMLEVEVDQRYTALQVLEHPWVTDEGLCENDHQLSVAGKIKKHFNTSPKVNDTTAGVSVISLDDSFSMQRSGSLDFYQHPAMYWIRPPLLIRRGRFSDEDATRM; translated from the exons atgcTGGAAGTGGAAG TGAACGGGACGCCGGCCAGTCAGCTCTCCACTCCTCATTCGGGAAAATCTCCCAGCCCCTCCCCAACCAGCCCTGGCAGCCTCAGCCGACGCCGG GGGTCCCAGGGTtcttccacctctctgtcttccaCTAAGGTTTCCAGCTCAGTGGAGGATGGGGACGGACTTGTGACTGAAG CTGAGGTTCTAGTCGATGAAGTTCCAGCTGTGCCGTCCTACATATCGGACCGCTACAAGGTGGGACGCATGTTAGGCGATGGGAACTTCGCGGTTGTCCGGGAATGTGTGGAGCACTCCACAGGGCGGGAGTACGCTCTGAAGATCATCAACAAGGGCAAATGCAGAGGCAAG GAGCATATGATCCAGAACGAGGTGGCCATCCTCCGCAGGGTGAAACATCCAAATATTGTTCTGCTCATAGAGGAGGTGGACACTTACAACGAACTCTACCTGGTCATGGAGCTGGTCAAg GGGGGAGATCTGTTCGATGCCATCACCTCTGCCAacagatacacagagagagacgccAGCGGCATGCTCTACAATCTGGCCAATGCCATCAAATACCTCCACAGCCTCAACATTGTGCACAGAGACATCAAGCCGGAAAACCTGCTG GTGTACGAGCATGCAGATGGCAGCAAAAGCCTGAAGCTGGGAGACTTTGGTTTGGCGACTGTGGCGGACGGGCCCCTCTACACTGTCTGCGGGACCCCAACATATGTAGCACCTGAAATCATCGCAGAAACAGG GTATGGCCTTAAGGTGGACATCTGGGCAGCTGGAGTCATCACCTACATCCTGCTGTGTGGTTTCCCGCCATTCCGAGG GAGCAGTGATGATCAGGAAGTGCTTTTTGATCAGATACTAATGGGACAGCTAGAATTTCCTCTACCGTACTGGGACAATGTATCAGAGACAGCTAAG gagctgattCGATCcatgctggaggtggaggtggatcaGAGATACACAGCCCTGCAGGTGCTCGAGCACCCTTGGGTCACT GATGAAGGTCTATGTGAGAACGATCATCAGTTGTCAGTAGCAGGGAAGATAAAGAAGCACTTCAACACCAGTCCTAAGGTCAACGACACCACTGCGGGAGTGTCAGTCATTTCT CTGGATGACAGCTTTTCTATGCAGAGATCTGGGTCGTTGGATTTCTACCAGCACCCGGCCATGTACTGGATAAG GCCACCCCTCTTGATAAGGAGGGGCAGGTTCTCAGACGAGGACGCCACCCGGATGTGA